The Microbacterium limosum genome contains a region encoding:
- a CDS encoding TerC family protein, giving the protein MTVPLWAWFAVLGVILVMLAVDLVAHRKAHVIGVREAAVWSIVWVTLGVAFGVLVWSLWGAEFGQQYFAGYLIEKSLAVDNVFVWAIIFAAFAVPREYQHRVLFLGVLGALIFRGIFIAAGAALIENFSWILYVFAAFLIYTGWRMFRSRNDHVHPEKSKILKLFRRVVPMTDAYHGQRFLIRRAGIVVATPLLAVLVLVEITDIIFAVDSIPAIFAVTSEPFLVFTANAFAILGLRAMYFLLADLIHRFIYLKVGLAFVLIWVGIKMLLLDVLYIPTTISLAVVATIITVSIVASLRATRGQGRREVHTEAAGAFRIATPEELAAAEPVFRRRRRVSATGPRRGDSDV; this is encoded by the coding sequence ATGACTGTTCCCTTGTGGGCATGGTTCGCCGTGCTGGGCGTGATCCTGGTGATGCTCGCCGTCGACCTGGTCGCGCACCGAAAAGCCCACGTGATCGGGGTGCGGGAAGCGGCCGTCTGGTCGATCGTCTGGGTCACCCTCGGTGTCGCGTTCGGCGTGTTGGTCTGGTCGCTGTGGGGGGCGGAGTTCGGGCAGCAGTACTTCGCGGGCTACCTGATCGAGAAGTCCCTCGCCGTGGACAACGTGTTCGTCTGGGCCATCATCTTCGCCGCGTTCGCGGTCCCGCGGGAGTACCAGCACCGGGTGCTGTTCCTCGGGGTGCTGGGGGCGCTGATCTTCCGGGGCATCTTCATCGCCGCCGGGGCCGCGCTGATCGAGAACTTCTCGTGGATCCTGTATGTGTTCGCCGCGTTCCTGATCTACACCGGGTGGCGGATGTTCCGCTCCCGCAACGACCACGTCCACCCCGAAAAGTCGAAGATCCTGAAGTTGTTCCGCCGGGTCGTGCCGATGACCGACGCGTACCACGGACAGAGGTTCCTGATCCGCAGGGCTGGGATCGTGGTGGCCACCCCGCTGCTGGCGGTGCTGGTGCTGGTTGAGATCACCGACATCATCTTCGCGGTGGACTCCATCCCGGCGATCTTCGCCGTCACGTCTGAGCCATTCCTGGTCTTCACCGCGAATGCCTTCGCGATCCTCGGCCTGCGGGCGATGTACTTCCTCCTGGCCGATCTCATCCACCGGTTCATCTACCTCAAGGTCGGACTCGCGTTCGTGCTGATCTGGGTCGGCATCAAGATGCTGCTCCTGGACGTGCTCTACATCCCCACCACGATCAGCCTCGCGGTCGTGGCCACCATCATCACCGTGTCGATCGTCGCCAGCCTCCGCGCCACCCGCGGGCAAGGCCGCCGCGAGGTGCACACCGAAGCGGCCGGCGCGTTCCGGATCGCGACGCCCGAGGAGCTCGCAGCCGCCGAACCGGTGTTTCGGCGCCGCCGCCGCGTGAGCGCCACAGGCCCGCGAAGGGGTGACTCCGATGTCTGA
- a CDS encoding Hsp20/alpha crystallin family protein, which yields MRTCASFSRWIRARCRSICPERATSTSLRRTCQASTRSPSSWVGGQLLTVRAVSAPSATTDAKWFTAARPHGQFMRLLGLAPGIDSDSVTASCDRGVLWVVMPIEQPAVRKIPLE from the coding sequence ATGCGGACCTGCGCATCTTTCAGCAGATGGATCCGCGCTCGATGTCGGTCGATCTGTCCCGAGAGGGCGACGAGTACGTCCCTGAGGCGAACCTGCCAGGCATCGACTCGGAGTCCATCGAGCTGGGTGGGCGGCCAGCTGCTCACCGTCCGCGCGGTGAGCGCCCCGTCCGCGACCACCGACGCGAAGTGGTTCACCGCCGCACGCCCCCACGGGCAATTCATGCGGCTGCTGGGACTGGCGCCCGGCATCGACAGCGACAGCGTCACCGCCAGCTGCGACCGGGGCGTTCTGTGGGTGGTGATGCCCATCGAGCAGCCCGCCGTCCGGAAGATCCCCCTGGAATAG
- the dnaK gene encoding molecular chaperone DnaK, with protein sequence MAKAVGIDLGTTNSVIAVWEAGEEKVIPNAEGARTTPSVVAFTEDGERLVGQLARRQSILNPKGTISSAKRFIGRSFDEIKEEANAVGFDVVEGPNGEARFNIRGKQYAPEEISAQVLRKLVDDASKFLGEKVTEAVITVPAYFNDAQRTATKDAGRIAGLEVLRIINEPTAAALAYGMDKKNHETVLVFDLGGGTFDVSLLDVGDGVVEVRSTAGDTHLGGDDFDRRLVDYFADEFKNENGIDLRNDPQALQRLFEAAEKAKVELSSVSQTQVSLPFITADASGPKHLTMTVKRSKFEDLTADLVERCLGPVRQAMADAKVSENDIDEVILVGGSTRIPAVQALVKRLTGGKEPNMTVNPDEVVAVGAAIQAGVLKGEVDDVLLLDVTPLSLGVETRGGVMTKIIERNTTIPARRSEVFSTAEDNQPSVEIVVLQGERENAADNRVLGRFQLTGIRPAPRGEAQVEVTFDIDANGILHVTAKDKDTGTEQGITISDTSNLDQGEIDRMIKEAEQHRAEDQALRQAVDARNELDSAAYQVERVLRELGDAAPAHERARAELLITQAREAVQNNVGEQEAKERTGELLQVAQSLAAARANTSQAEQPAQDDEDDVVDAEFDK encoded by the coding sequence ATGGCCAAGGCAGTCGGAATCGATCTGGGAACCACGAACTCCGTTATCGCCGTCTGGGAGGCCGGCGAGGAGAAGGTCATCCCGAACGCGGAGGGAGCCCGCACTACCCCGTCGGTGGTCGCTTTCACCGAGGACGGTGAACGGCTGGTGGGGCAGCTTGCCCGCCGGCAGAGCATCCTTAACCCGAAGGGCACCATCTCGTCGGCCAAACGGTTCATCGGCCGGTCCTTCGACGAGATCAAGGAGGAAGCCAACGCCGTCGGCTTCGACGTCGTGGAGGGCCCCAATGGGGAAGCGCGGTTCAATATTCGCGGCAAGCAGTACGCGCCGGAGGAGATCAGCGCGCAGGTGCTGCGAAAGCTCGTTGACGACGCCAGCAAGTTCCTCGGTGAGAAGGTCACGGAAGCTGTCATCACCGTTCCCGCCTATTTCAACGACGCCCAACGCACCGCGACGAAGGACGCCGGGCGGATCGCCGGGCTCGAGGTGCTGCGCATCATCAACGAGCCGACCGCCGCCGCGCTCGCCTACGGGATGGACAAGAAGAACCACGAGACCGTCCTGGTGTTCGACCTCGGTGGCGGCACGTTCGATGTCAGCCTCCTCGACGTGGGCGACGGCGTTGTCGAAGTGCGATCCACCGCTGGTGACACACACCTGGGCGGCGACGACTTCGACCGTCGCTTGGTGGACTACTTTGCCGACGAGTTCAAGAACGAGAACGGCATCGACCTGCGCAACGACCCGCAGGCCCTGCAGCGACTGTTCGAGGCGGCCGAGAAGGCGAAGGTCGAGCTCAGCTCGGTGTCCCAGACGCAGGTGAGCCTGCCGTTCATCACCGCTGACGCGAGCGGACCCAAGCACCTCACCATGACCGTGAAGCGGTCAAAGTTCGAAGACCTCACCGCGGACCTCGTTGAGCGGTGCCTCGGTCCGGTGCGTCAGGCGATGGCTGATGCGAAGGTCAGCGAGAACGATATCGACGAGGTCATCCTGGTGGGCGGTTCCACCCGCATCCCCGCTGTTCAAGCGCTCGTCAAGCGGCTCACCGGCGGCAAGGAGCCGAACATGACGGTGAACCCCGATGAGGTGGTCGCGGTGGGCGCTGCCATCCAGGCGGGCGTCCTCAAGGGCGAAGTCGACGACGTGCTGCTGCTGGATGTCACCCCGCTGTCGCTGGGTGTGGAGACCCGCGGTGGCGTGATGACGAAGATCATCGAGCGCAACACCACCATCCCCGCCCGACGCAGCGAGGTGTTCTCAACAGCTGAGGACAACCAGCCGTCGGTGGAGATCGTCGTCCTGCAGGGTGAGCGGGAGAACGCCGCTGACAACCGTGTGCTGGGTCGGTTCCAGCTCACCGGCATCCGCCCTGCTCCTCGCGGTGAAGCGCAGGTCGAGGTCACCTTCGACATCGACGCGAACGGCATCCTGCACGTGACGGCAAAAGATAAGGACACCGGCACCGAGCAGGGCATCACCATCAGTGACACCTCGAACCTGGACCAGGGCGAGATCGACCGGATGATCAAGGAAGCCGAGCAGCACCGTGCTGAAGACCAGGCACTGCGTCAGGCTGTGGATGCACGCAACGAGCTGGACTCGGCCGCCTACCAGGTCGAGCGGGTGCTGCGTGAGCTCGGTGACGCTGCGCCGGCGCATGAGCGTGCCCGTGCGGAGTTGCTCATCACTCAGGCCCGCGAGGCGGTGCAGAACAACGTCGGCGAGCAGGAAGCGAAGGAACGCACCGGCGAGCTGCTGCAGGTAGCGCAGTCCCTCGCTGCGGCCCGTGCGAACACCAGCCAGGCCGAGCAGCCCGCTCAGGACGACGAAGACGACGTCGTCGACGCCGAATTCGACAAGTAA
- a CDS encoding nucleotide exchange factor GrpE: MVEEQNEETRTVDLVNDDLTGVSAEEIRAAQAAVAAQLETAEDRWRRAAADYDNLRKRMTREVETAREQERQRTARAFLPVLDGLDRALTFAVNFDESVHGGMQAVRAQAADALRALGYPEIVVDGATYDPQLHEAVSVVEDASAPPRSVIAVTRPGFGTPERMLRPAAVVVTRRPDEE; this comes from the coding sequence ATGGTCGAGGAGCAGAACGAGGAAACCCGGACTGTGGACCTGGTGAACGACGACCTCACCGGGGTGTCCGCAGAGGAGATCCGCGCCGCGCAAGCGGCCGTCGCAGCCCAGTTGGAGACGGCCGAGGACCGCTGGCGCCGGGCGGCGGCGGACTACGACAACCTCCGCAAGCGGATGACGCGCGAAGTCGAGACCGCCCGCGAGCAGGAACGGCAGCGCACCGCGAGGGCGTTCCTGCCGGTCCTGGACGGACTGGACCGGGCACTGACCTTCGCAGTGAATTTCGACGAGAGCGTTCACGGCGGCATGCAGGCCGTCCGGGCGCAAGCCGCTGACGCGCTGCGTGCCTTGGGGTACCCCGAGATCGTGGTGGACGGCGCAACGTACGATCCGCAACTGCATGAAGCGGTCTCCGTCGTCGAGGACGCCAGCGCCCCACCGCGGAGCGTTATCGCCGTCACCCGGCCCGGGTTCGGAACGCCCGAGCGGATGCTTCGACCGGCTGCGGTCGTGGTCACCCGCAGGCCGGACGAGGAGTAG
- a CDS encoding DnaJ C-terminal domain-containing protein gives MAEDLYSVLGVSRSADQKEIRRAYREKARKFHPDVNKTPGAEETFKRISEAHDVLSDPETRSQYDRFGENFRQYAAADAARSSEQPRRSGGTRYTWSGGGAQSVNWEDLFGGGFGGFGRGADHTAELEITVEEAYKGGRRTVQVASPYGGAQEYTIDIPAGAVDGQRLRIAGAGGAGADGQDGDLLVTLRVKDSKRYRLSGADIETDLPISPWEAALGADVSVPTPGGPVTVHVPPGSSTGRRLRLRGQGMPRRGQPGDLYARVKVVVPRTLSKKEKELFEQLRDESSFDARRGS, from the coding sequence ATGGCGGAGGATCTCTACAGCGTGCTGGGGGTCTCCCGGTCGGCGGATCAGAAGGAGATCCGCCGCGCCTACCGGGAGAAGGCCCGCAAGTTCCACCCGGACGTCAACAAGACCCCGGGGGCGGAGGAGACCTTCAAACGGATCAGTGAAGCCCACGATGTGCTTTCGGACCCGGAAACCCGCTCACAGTACGACCGGTTCGGTGAGAACTTCCGGCAGTACGCCGCCGCGGACGCGGCTCGCTCCTCCGAGCAGCCGCGTCGCAGCGGCGGCACCCGATACACGTGGAGCGGTGGCGGCGCCCAGAGCGTGAACTGGGAGGACCTCTTCGGGGGCGGCTTCGGCGGGTTCGGTCGCGGCGCCGACCACACCGCGGAGCTGGAAATCACCGTCGAGGAGGCCTACAAGGGCGGGCGGCGCACCGTGCAGGTCGCCTCCCCTTACGGCGGCGCGCAGGAGTACACCATCGACATCCCAGCGGGCGCTGTCGACGGGCAGCGGCTGCGGATCGCGGGCGCAGGCGGAGCGGGCGCCGACGGACAGGACGGGGACCTGCTGGTCACGCTGCGCGTGAAGGACAGCAAGCGGTACCGGCTCAGCGGCGCGGACATCGAGACGGACCTTCCCATCTCACCGTGGGAGGCGGCGCTGGGCGCGGATGTCAGCGTGCCCACCCCCGGCGGCCCGGTCACCGTGCACGTTCCGCCCGGCTCGTCCACTGGCAGGCGGCTCCGCCTGCGCGGGCAGGGGATGCCCCGCAGAGGACAGCCGGGAGACCTGTATGCGCGGGTGAAGGTCGTCGTTCCCCGCACTCTCAGCAAGAAGGAGAAGGAACTGTTCGAACAGCTCCGCGACGAATCGTCCTTTGATGCCAGGAGAGGATCATGA
- a CDS encoding chaperone modulator CbpM, with protein MTSHHLPVRVDRADLAATAVAAGIHPDTLLKFVELGLVTAHVDASGRLWFARTVPARVHTIVRLHSDLAVNYAGIALVLDLLARIEQLEQHRTIRLEGDTPWT; from the coding sequence ATGACCTCACATCACCTGCCCGTCCGTGTCGACCGGGCCGACCTGGCGGCCACCGCGGTGGCCGCAGGTATCCACCCGGATACGCTGCTGAAGTTCGTCGAGCTGGGGCTGGTCACCGCCCACGTCGACGCCAGCGGCCGGCTGTGGTTCGCCCGTACCGTCCCCGCCCGCGTGCACACCATCGTGCGTCTGCACTCTGATCTTGCCGTGAACTACGCCGGCATCGCACTCGTGCTCGACCTGCTCGCCCGCATTGAGCAGCTCGAGCAGCACCGGACCATCCGACTTGAAGGAGACACCCCATGGACATGA
- the clpB gene encoding ATP-dependent chaperone ClpB: MDMNSLTQKSQEALTSAQSIAVLAGQIETDEEHLLLALLQQEEGLVPRLLQTAGADVEAVRADVEAEIARKPSVSGSSPQTGQVYVSRSLTSTLERAEREAKRLKDSYISVEHLVLALADDSSNRAASRILRGHGVTRESFLSALTKIRGNQHVNSATPEQTYEALEKYGRDLVADARLGKLDPVIGRDAEIRRVIQILSRKTKNNPVLIGEPGVGKTAIVEGLAQRILREDVPEGLRDKTVFSLDLSALVAGAKYRGEFEERMKAVLAEVKAAEGRILLFIDELHTLVGAGATEGAMDAGNMLKPMLARGELHLIGATTLDEYRKHIEKDAALERRFQTVMVEEPDVEDAISILRGLRERLEVFHGVRIQDSALVAAAVLSHRYISDRFLPDKAIDLIDEACARLRTEIDSMPAELDELTRRVTRLEIEEAALSKETDTASKNRLEELRRELTDLKAEADSKRAQWEAERQAIRKVQELRSELERLRREAEEAERSYDLNRAAELRYGALADAERRLHAEEERLTSKQGRQRLLREVVTEDEIAEIVAAWTGIPVARLQEGERNKILTLDATLKERVVGQDEAITLVSDAIIRARSGIRDPRRPIGSFIFLGPTGVGKTELAKALAQALFDSESAMVRLDMSEYQERHTVSRLVGAPPGYVGYDEGGQLTEAVRRHPYSVVLFDEIEKAHPDVFNTLLQVLDDGRITDSQGRTVDFRNTIVIMTSNIGAHHLLGSDGGAIPDDVRNSVLGELRAHFRPEFLNRVDDIVVFSPLGREQIQDIVELQFTDLRSRLAERQIRIELTPAARQLIADRGYDPVYGARPLRRYISHEIETRLGRALLSGQVMDGSTVTLDVQDGDLVFNIAAPVEEEDAV; encoded by the coding sequence ATGGACATGAACTCGCTCACTCAGAAGTCGCAGGAAGCGCTCACCTCGGCCCAGAGCATCGCGGTCCTGGCCGGTCAGATCGAGACGGATGAGGAGCATCTCCTGCTCGCACTGCTTCAGCAGGAGGAGGGGCTGGTTCCCCGACTGCTGCAGACAGCTGGTGCTGACGTGGAAGCGGTACGCGCCGACGTCGAAGCGGAGATCGCCCGCAAGCCCAGCGTCTCCGGGTCCTCCCCGCAGACCGGTCAGGTGTACGTGAGCCGCAGCCTCACCTCCACCCTGGAACGCGCAGAGCGGGAGGCGAAGCGGCTGAAAGACTCCTACATCTCCGTGGAGCACCTCGTTCTGGCCCTCGCCGACGACTCCTCCAACCGTGCCGCGTCCCGCATTCTGCGCGGGCACGGAGTCACCAGGGAGAGCTTCCTCAGCGCGCTCACCAAGATCCGCGGCAACCAGCACGTCAACTCCGCCACCCCCGAACAGACGTACGAGGCGCTGGAGAAGTACGGTCGCGACTTGGTCGCCGACGCCCGGCTCGGCAAGCTCGACCCGGTCATCGGGCGTGACGCGGAGATCCGCCGGGTCATCCAGATCCTCTCCCGCAAGACCAAGAACAACCCCGTCCTCATCGGCGAGCCCGGTGTCGGAAAGACCGCCATCGTGGAAGGCCTCGCCCAGCGGATCCTGCGCGAGGATGTGCCCGAGGGCCTCCGCGACAAGACCGTGTTCTCGCTGGACCTGTCGGCCCTGGTCGCCGGCGCGAAGTACCGGGGCGAGTTCGAAGAGCGGATGAAGGCGGTCCTGGCGGAGGTGAAAGCTGCGGAGGGACGCATTCTGCTGTTCATCGACGAGCTGCACACCCTGGTGGGGGCGGGAGCGACCGAAGGGGCGATGGACGCCGGCAACATGCTCAAACCGATGCTCGCCCGCGGCGAGCTGCACCTCATCGGTGCCACCACCCTCGATGAGTACCGTAAGCACATCGAGAAGGACGCTGCCCTGGAACGCCGGTTCCAGACGGTGATGGTCGAAGAACCCGACGTGGAGGACGCGATCTCCATCCTCCGCGGTCTCCGCGAACGGCTGGAAGTCTTCCACGGTGTCCGCATCCAGGACAGCGCCCTGGTCGCTGCCGCTGTGCTGTCGCATCGGTACATCTCCGACCGGTTCCTGCCCGACAAGGCCATCGACCTCATCGACGAAGCCTGCGCGCGACTGCGAACCGAGATCGACTCGATGCCTGCCGAGCTGGACGAGCTGACCCGGCGGGTGACCCGCCTGGAGATCGAGGAGGCGGCGCTGTCGAAGGAGACCGACACTGCCAGCAAGAACCGGCTGGAGGAGCTGCGCCGGGAACTGACCGACCTGAAGGCGGAGGCGGACTCCAAGCGCGCCCAGTGGGAGGCGGAGCGTCAAGCGATCCGCAAGGTCCAGGAGCTGCGCAGTGAGCTGGAGCGGCTGCGGCGGGAGGCGGAGGAGGCTGAGCGCTCCTACGACCTCAATCGTGCCGCTGAACTGCGGTACGGGGCTCTCGCAGACGCGGAGCGTCGCCTGCACGCCGAGGAGGAGCGTCTCACCTCCAAACAAGGCCGACAGCGGCTACTGCGGGAGGTGGTCACCGAGGACGAGATCGCCGAGATCGTCGCAGCGTGGACGGGGATCCCCGTGGCCCGGCTGCAGGAGGGTGAGCGCAACAAGATCCTCACCCTCGACGCCACCCTCAAGGAGCGAGTGGTCGGTCAGGATGAGGCCATCACCCTCGTCAGCGATGCGATTATCCGTGCCCGCTCCGGCATCCGCGACCCGCGCCGACCCATCGGCTCGTTCATCTTCCTCGGCCCCACCGGAGTGGGAAAGACCGAACTGGCCAAAGCGCTCGCGCAGGCACTGTTCGACAGCGAGTCGGCGATGGTCCGGCTGGACATGAGCGAATACCAGGAACGTCACACCGTCAGCCGGCTCGTCGGTGCACCTCCCGGGTATGTCGGGTACGACGAGGGCGGGCAGCTGACCGAGGCGGTGCGCCGCCACCCGTACAGCGTGGTCCTCTTCGACGAGATCGAAAAAGCGCACCCGGACGTGTTCAACACGCTGCTGCAGGTCCTCGACGACGGCCGCATCACCGACAGCCAGGGACGCACCGTCGACTTCCGCAACACCATCGTCATCATGACCTCCAACATCGGCGCTCACCATCTGTTGGGCTCCGATGGCGGCGCGATCCCCGACGACGTGCGAAACAGTGTGCTCGGTGAGCTGCGCGCCCACTTCCGCCCCGAGTTCCTCAACCGGGTGGATGACATCGTGGTGTTCTCGCCGCTGGGTCGCGAACAGATCCAGGACATTGTGGAGCTGCAGTTCACCGACCTGCGCTCCCGGCTGGCCGAGCGTCAGATCCGCATCGAGCTGACGCCCGCAGCACGCCAGCTCATCGCCGACCGCGGCTACGACCCCGTATACGGTGCGCGTCCGCTGCGACGCTACATCAGCCACGAGATCGAGACCCGGCTGGGTCGTGCGCTGCTGAGCGGGCAGGTAATGGACGGGTCGACGGTCACGCTGGATGTGCAGGACGGCGACCTCGTCTTCAACATCGCAGCGCCCGTCGAAGAGGAGGACGCGGTGTGA
- the trxA gene encoding thioredoxin produces MSAIVTCPNCGKKNRVPAAASGYPRCGVCKSTVPWIVDAGDADFAEVVEKAPQVVLVDLWATWCGPCRMVSPALEKVATERAGKLKLVKVDVDAAPETARKFSVQAVPTLLILYQGNVLSRQSGAAPPDVLLRWVDEALQKKADSAGGAP; encoded by the coding sequence GTGAGCGCAATTGTGACCTGCCCCAACTGCGGCAAGAAGAACCGTGTCCCCGCCGCCGCGTCCGGGTACCCGCGGTGCGGCGTCTGCAAAAGCACCGTGCCGTGGATCGTCGACGCGGGTGACGCGGACTTCGCCGAAGTCGTCGAGAAGGCACCGCAAGTGGTGCTCGTGGACTTGTGGGCGACCTGGTGCGGACCGTGCCGGATGGTCAGCCCCGCCCTCGAGAAGGTCGCCACGGAACGTGCCGGCAAGCTCAAGCTGGTGAAAGTGGACGTGGACGCCGCACCGGAGACGGCCCGCAAGTTCTCCGTCCAGGCGGTGCCGACCCTGCTCATCCTCTACCAAGGGAACGTGCTCTCCCGCCAATCCGGTGCCGCCCCGCCGGACGTGCTGCTGCGCTGGGTGGACGAGGCGCTGCAGAAGAAGGCAGATTCGGCCGGCGGTGCCCCATGA
- a CDS encoding UBP-type zinc finger domain-containing protein, with amino-acid sequence MCRTCGKVGCCDSSPMRHARAHVLASGHPIVRSLEPGEDWSWCYVDEAYL; translated from the coding sequence ATGTGCCGCACCTGCGGGAAGGTCGGGTGCTGCGACTCCTCCCCGATGCGCCACGCCCGCGCCCACGTGCTTGCCTCCGGGCATCCCATCGTCCGTTCACTGGAACCGGGTGAGGACTGGAGCTGGTGCTACGTAGACGAAGCGTACCTATGA
- a CDS encoding FAD-dependent oxidoreductase, with product MSDLLATGRSEASQAETPDTIGAFPRLSDEQIAVLLERGTHRALTDGEVLIRPGEHPSSLYVVLEGHLLTADTEPAADPRHSDKPLEVGVHGHGRFVGDVGLLEGQPSFVFVSAIGAAEVVEVPVDELEAIVTSDPLLGEIILRAYLIRRSLAIGAGAGLRIVGSCFSPQTRDLLDFIARNRLPHRLVDLDEDEKAERLVRQLGATVADFPLVILGGSRTVLSATPARLAEELGMRPPAPPATCDVVVVGAGPAGLAAAVYAASDGLSVYLCDAVATGGQAGTSAKIENYLGFPAGISGAELADRSLLQVRKFGATLDIPSTVQEVVEDEDRFRVIFEDGREVTSDVVVLATGVRYRSLPAAGLDRFQTSNVFYAATAQEARMCVDTPVAVVGGGNSAGQAALFLARTSSRVHLVVRAADLGAGMSRYLVDQIQHHPRIKVLLSSEVVEAHGGNRLEAVTVRHGDVLEKLRVGHVFVFVGAAPATTGLKVDVARDPDGYILTGAEAELAGVRTEGSPRFSLETTLPGVFAIGDVRHGSVKRMTSAVGEGASAVRQIHEYLNEGRHSRVCA from the coding sequence ATGAGCGATCTGCTCGCCACCGGCCGCAGTGAAGCCTCCCAGGCTGAGACGCCTGACACCATCGGCGCTTTCCCGCGGCTCAGTGATGAGCAAATCGCCGTGCTGCTCGAACGAGGCACGCATCGCGCGCTCACCGACGGGGAGGTTCTCATCAGGCCCGGCGAACACCCCTCGTCCCTCTACGTTGTCCTGGAAGGGCACCTGCTCACCGCAGACACCGAACCTGCGGCAGACCCGCGTCACTCCGATAAGCCGTTGGAGGTCGGGGTGCACGGCCACGGCCGGTTCGTGGGAGACGTCGGGCTGCTGGAAGGACAGCCGTCTTTCGTGTTCGTCTCCGCCATCGGCGCCGCCGAAGTGGTGGAGGTGCCCGTCGATGAGCTGGAGGCCATCGTCACCTCGGACCCGCTGTTGGGCGAGATCATCCTGCGGGCCTACCTCATCCGCCGCTCCCTGGCCATCGGAGCGGGAGCGGGCCTGCGGATCGTCGGCTCCTGCTTCTCCCCGCAGACCCGGGATCTGCTGGACTTCATCGCACGAAACCGGCTGCCCCACCGGCTGGTGGACCTGGACGAGGACGAGAAGGCGGAGCGGCTGGTCCGTCAGCTCGGCGCCACCGTCGCCGACTTCCCGCTGGTGATCCTCGGCGGCTCACGCACCGTCCTGAGCGCCACCCCGGCACGGCTTGCCGAAGAGTTGGGGATGCGCCCGCCCGCCCCGCCGGCCACCTGCGATGTCGTCGTGGTCGGCGCTGGGCCGGCTGGTCTTGCCGCGGCAGTGTACGCGGCCTCCGACGGGTTGTCGGTGTACCTGTGCGACGCGGTTGCCACCGGCGGGCAGGCGGGAACGTCAGCGAAGATCGAGAACTACCTGGGGTTTCCTGCCGGGATCTCCGGCGCTGAGCTCGCCGACCGCAGCCTCCTGCAAGTGCGCAAGTTCGGCGCCACGTTGGACATCCCGTCCACGGTCCAGGAGGTCGTGGAGGATGAGGATCGCTTCCGGGTGATCTTCGAAGATGGCAGGGAGGTCACCTCAGATGTGGTGGTCCTTGCCACCGGGGTGCGATACCGCTCGCTTCCCGCCGCGGGGCTGGACCGGTTCCAGACCTCGAACGTGTTCTACGCGGCAACAGCGCAGGAAGCGCGGATGTGCGTGGACACACCTGTCGCCGTCGTCGGCGGCGGCAACTCCGCCGGCCAGGCCGCGCTGTTCCTTGCCCGCACGTCCTCCCGTGTGCACCTTGTGGTCCGCGCGGCGGACCTGGGAGCGGGGATGTCCAGATACCTGGTGGACCAGATCCAACATCACCCCCGTATCAAGGTGCTGCTGTCCTCTGAGGTCGTGGAAGCACACGGCGGCAACCGTTTGGAAGCGGTCACGGTCCGTCACGGTGACGTGCTGGAGAAGCTCCGCGTGGGGCACGTGTTCGTCTTCGTCGGCGCCGCTCCGGCGACGACGGGATTGAAGGTCGATGTGGCACGCGATCCCGACGGGTACATCCTCACCGGCGCGGAGGCGGAGCTGGCCGGCGTGCGCACGGAAGGAAGTCCCCGCTTCTCGCTGGAGACCACCCTTCCCGGGGTCTTCGCTATCGGCGATGTGCGGCACGGGTCTGTGAAGCGAATGACCTCGGCCGTAGGTGAGGGCGCCAGTGCGGTCCGGCAGATCCACGAGTACCTGAACGAGGGTCGTCACAGTCGAGTGTGCGCATGA